The region CTAgcatgtaaaataattttattttttcaaaatctttattCAACATATTGATGAGTGAGGGCTATTTAAATATGAAGTAAACCACGAAATCATATCCTAATAGAATTTTAAGGTAGATATGGCAATTACCCCAAGTTATAATAGGCTAAAACATAACTGCCATGACAAAAGAGcataacaaaacatatttaactattgATGCAAATTGGTAGGAATTTTGTAATTACGTAATGTATTCTATAAATATGGAAATACTGTAATTACGGATATGATGAGCAGTATAATTGTGTAGCCCTTACCCATTATGCTTATGGCtctaattataaataagaacCTCCATTGTGTaatcaagaaacatgaattaatTCACACTACTTCTCGTTTTTCTCCCTCGTAACAATTAAATACTTAAGTCACATTTGGAAAGACTTCCTTGCTTGCTAAACCATTTATTCATGTTATAACCTAAGCCATGTGATTTTCTATCCCTTTTCAAACACCTTAGTAGACACATTTGTAAATGTTCTAATTTTGTGTTCGCAAAATTTAAGAGCTTAGATAAAGCTTCGTACCTTCCCCAACACTGGTGCCATTCCCATTATAACGGAAGCCAATGCAGAGCGAACATGTTGAGATGAATCGCTTGATAGCTCCTATAGCAGGTAAAGTTGATCGATTGTAATTGAGCTATTATCATAAATTCTAAAACTGTAAGAGTCCCAAAGTAACTGTATACCTTCACACAGGGTAGAATATGCTGAATGGCAAGTTCCGGACTTAGTATGCGGGAGAACTTAGTTACTTTCCCAGCAGCAGCAATACGTACTTCAGCCTCATTATCACGCAGCAGCCTAACATAGGCAGGAACCAATTCTGACCTACaaatgcataacatttatatCAATAGTCAACTAGAATGTAGGaaacaaacattttaaattttttaaatattgtcaTAGATTATGAAGAAATTAACTTGTATACATTAAATCATGAAGCATAGTAGTTTTATTGTACCAAATGAAGAATGTTCAGTGGTTAGTAACAAACAGACTTTCTGATAGAAGACATAAATGGTTACCTGGTGGGATCAGGACCAACAGCTTCGCATAGCTCATATAGTTGATTTGCAACCATGTAACGAACACGCCATGACTTGTCCTGTATAAGAAGTAATTCAACTATGTAAATGTGACAAAAACAAGCAGAAATTCACTTCAGAAAGTTGGAAACAACAAAAACCAGCAAaaaccaaattattttttatttactcttttgGCGTTCAATATTGAGAACACGAAAAAAGGTtctttaaaatgacaaaaaaggATGAGACTACTAAATATGAAAGGCATGCAGATAACTAACAGTAAAACCATAAaagaagggttaaatatgtttttggtccctcaagttttactgaagtttaaaattaatccctcttcgaaacttttgaccaatttagtcctttatctttagaaatgcgtaaatttagtcctttaaaccaatttttgttaagtttatctgacgtctcaagcacatttcataatagtatttaaattgtttttattgtttgacacattttcacttcaatgttaactcaaatattatcataaaacatgtttgaaacgttaaataaacttaacaaaatttaattcaaatgactaaattcatgcatttctaaagataaaggattaaattggttaaaagtttcgaagagagactgattccaaatttcactcaaacttgagggaccaaaaacatatttaaccataaaagAATCAAACTTCAAGAGACCTGCATCAGGATTAAACTAATTCAAAACTGTCAAATAACTCTTGATGCAATTCATTATTACTCACAAATCAACAAACTCATGTCATGCGactacaataattaaatatgtactAATGCAGTGGTGTGGGGAATGTTATCACCCTAGCAGGTCCATTTCCaactttaatcttttaatttgaattagttTAAGATTATCATTCTTCCACCAAAAAAAATCTAGGTACAGTGCATCATATTCATTCCTGTTAGTAGctcaataaaatttgtatttacgCAAGTGTATGGttcaaaaagtaataaataagcCACAATCATGTGCAAAACAAGTAGCTATAAAGGGGAAATAAAGAATCCTTTCACATAATATtgtttaacaaaaacaaaatactttTCCCACACCATTGTGTTCTGTCCAAAATGTTTAGAAGTTATTTAGATCTAAGTTCTTTTAAATGGTTTATGAAGTTTTCTCCCTCTTCCTCTACCTTGTACTAATAGCCTGTCCTCCATTTAATCAACTCTATTTCTTCAGCTTCTATTGGTCTTCTTTCACATGACCACTTTGGTGcaattctacattttttttccatgaTAGGTGCTACCCTCGCTTTCTCTATGTTAAGAGTAGAGTAGTAAGCTTGTGTTTAGTATTCTTGAGCTATGAGGGTAAATCTATCCTTTGCACTGTCTCGTACTACATTTTACTACTACTAGGAACTAGCCTAGTTTACTACACAAATAATATACTATAACCACATTGAAACAAGTTTCTCTTATTCACAAAGTTAAATTTATATCCTAATCTTATCTACTCTTTTATGTCCATCCTCTATTGTTTGTTATCATGTCGGCAACACTAAACTTAAGCCCTTGTTGGTACTATGGCTGTGTAGTAAGTTGTCACTAAGCTCTGAAACAATATTACAAAGCaccaaaaataaatagttttgcAGTTAAGTGTTTGCTTTCCATCGTACATTCTTTACATTAGAATAAAGAAATTTGAACGGATAATATTTTTCACACACACTCTTCCTgtgaaacaaaacaaatttatttgcaTAGTGGTACATATGTTTGGAAAGGAACAGGCCACTAATTAAACTTGTATCCAGCCTATCGATCTACTCTTACATATATAGTTAACTAAAGCAACCCAAATGTTGCATTCAATTTGATAAGTGTTGGCCACAAAATGGCTATAAATCTCTACATATATAGAATTACAAATGGTCAACAAACCTGAGAAAAATTGACTATGACAGGAAGAATATGTGCCACACAATCCTGAGGCTCCAACAATTTTCCTAGAGCTGCACAACCCTCAACAGCAAGCAGCCGAACAGAATCTTGATCTTCAAGACAAGAGTCAAGAAATCATTGGTTAATACATGCAATTCCATCCAGCCAATCAACTTAAAAAATAGACTAAATAATTACTCCACAAATGACTATAAAGCACTAAACCTGTATTCATTTCTCCCATTAGTCAGTCTAATATACTGACAAACAAAAACTTCAGTATGCTAAGTTTCCTGATAATATTATAAGGAAGAATGATACACTTGTTCTATTCATGACTAGCAGTTATGTGAATTTCACTCGAACAGGTCCACCATCTGGCCTCTtcgtaattaaaaatattactgcTGTTCCTTTTATTGCAAAGATCAATAACAAAGGCAGCATCTCAGTGAAAGTCTGCAAGTGTCTGCAgttatttataaacatttaacatgcatattttaccttttatacCAAGATTTTGGACTAAGAggaaactaatatttataatattataatattttttgtattctaGGGTCTTTACTTTGATGAAAACCTTTCAGATTAACATCACGAATGAAATAGTTGAAACTTGTCTAAGACTCCAAAAATACCTTAATCAGATTCAATCTTCTATTTAGTTTTCAGTTTCTTTCTTGTTGATCTTCTGAACTTAAATAGATCTAATTCCCAATCTAGACAAAGTGATCAGAGACAAACATAAATCCCTAGATGAAACAGATAGCCTGAATAATGTCATTCACAGTACCTAGCTACGGGGGTCCTCAACTCATCTAAGCAGCACtttgaaatatatacaattacAAACTCTAAAACTGTTGCCTCTATCCTACTCTTATATAACAGATTAATGATGAGATGATGGAATTCGCCGCATCATCTTCACATACCATCTTGTGTAAGATCCTCAAACACAGACATGACGTCTGATTTCAAGTGAGGAGCTTCAACGGTGGCAGCAAACTTTCCCAAGTTTGTGGCAGCAGATCTCCTAACCATAGGCATATCATCTTGACAGAGCTGGCCATATATGGCTCTCAGTTCAGTCTTCACCACCTCCGGCGCACTAGGGTAAGCAATATGGAACAAACCACAAGAAGAAACTCGTGCTGTGAACCACTCGCCAGCAGCCAGCCTCTACAAcaaccaaaataacaaaaacaatgaaTCCCACTCAAACCACAATCAAACTCATAATACAATCCTATTTAGATAAAAATACCTGGTGAACGAGTAAAATGAATTGAGGCCTAAGCTCAAATCAACGTATGCATTTAATTTTTagagaaattattttcataaacttCTCCGAAACCTAAGGGgcataatttgattttatagcTTATGGAAAACTCACTTCTAAGTTCTTACAATAAAGTTTATACAAACAAAACCTAAAATGATGAATAAAAACGCAGTGAAACTATGTATATGTACTACCTTAACTAAAGGAATGAAGTGCTCAACCAAATCCTGCTCCTTCATCTGAGCTCCAATCCTACACAGCGACTCCACCGATTTGTCTCTGACGCAAGTTTCCTCAACGGTGCAGAGCGTCTCCAACGGAGGAAGAAGCACGTTAGCGTGTTCCACGCCTCCCACGTAGGGAATAAATACGCCCAATTCCTCGGCCATTGCGAGAAGCACTTCATCGTCATCGTCGTTGTTCTCGCTGAGAAACGGAATCAGTTCCTTCCGCGTTCGCTCCTCGCCAAGCGCGCGCGCGATCGTGGAGAGCCGTCGGATCGAGTTCAGCCGCAGCTGAATATCCTCGTTCTTCAGCTCATCGATCAATACGGCAATCGGATACAGAGGCTGGTCCACCATCGCCATGTGGTTTCACCGGATCCTCGAAAACTGCAAGGATCGAAGATCGACGATTCACTCGATTTCAATTAagcaaaaattcaaaacaaaaaacgaCAAAAGGAAAGAGCGAGAAAGAAACTCGAAATCTACAATACACTTCTTGATCTAAAGCAATGGAGCCGTAGTTCGgagagaaattgaaaaaaaaaaaaagtgagaaaaaaatgaatgaatgtgTTGGTGtggcagagagagagagagagagagagagagagagggaagaAAGAGAAGTGATGTTGTGGCACCTGAGAGGGGATTTGTTGAAGGACGGAGAGGAATGGGAATGTAGCGCGGATCGGATCTGCCGTTTGGATAGAGAGAAATTTGGTTTTATAATTTTCCCTGGAATTTCACCATTCTCGAGGGTGTAACTGCTTGTATTGTTCATCATTGGCTGCAAATTTCTTCTtataattgtgaaaaaaaaaatattatgaaagatTGTAGCGTACATATGATTTCTTTAGAATAATtgaaatcaaacaaataatatgCACTGTCAATTAATTCTTCTATTGTAAAacaatagtttttaaatttttaatttgtttactttcaaattaattttttgtattgatATTCCTAGGTTGGATTGTAAAGACAAAGTAATCCATacgttgaaaaaaaaaattacagttgTACCAAACTTTTACTCTATGGTTATTGTGAGTAACTGAAAATATAGATAATTTACTACTAATAATTACCGTGTTTAGGGATTAATATTAAGGTTTTAACCttattacaaattattaatttatctaattaaatttattacaatttacttttaatttattatcttcTAATTATAAATACTATTCATTTGCATGTGAGacaacaaaatatcaatttcatataaaattgtttattgtcttttgtattatattatatttttcaagtattggttttcaattttatattatttgattgaTTTTATGAGATGTATATCGAAAGAGAAACGTATAATATTTAATCTTGTcgtatataataaaaacaatacttAATCTCAATTCACTCTTTATGATCTTTTCGTCATGGATTGActtgttttattgttatttatttttaacattcttaTGGAGAAAATATATCATTGCTATTCttgattataaaattcaaaaataatattatataatatatttatcatgaaTATGCTTAATTCACTACCAAATAagtctaaaaaaattatgtatataaaaaaatttctactAATAACAATGAAAGTACAACAAATGAAATTGTGACTCACTTCAATATTTGATATATGATTTCTAAAATGATATATGATTTCTAAAActattgattttttctattatattaagTGATGTTTCAAcctcttctatttttaaacattttgataacgatttataaaataatgtgatactaaaattgaaattgcAATCAAGATCTTAAGCTTTTGAAGTACTTTCTTGAAATTGAAATCTCAAAATTGTTCAGAACTTCAACTATAAGATGTGATGATTTATATTAATGCGGATCTGCtcttgataataaaatatgaaccaATGGATACTTCATATTTCTAGTGGTTACATTATCACAtggaaaagaaacaaaaagttGCAATTAGATCCACTACATTGAACTTAAAGGAATGGTCTACGAAGGTTTGTGACCCGGTCCAAAATTTAGGTATGCGCAACTTCCCATTCAACTATATCGTGATAATAGAAGTTGCAAAAGACATTATTCAGTACCCTATTCAACTCAACATCACCTTAATAAAGCATTGCAACATGTGAAAGTTGATAATTTTTTCATCAAGAAAAGTctgaaaaatattatgaaataatcaAACACTCGATCCGAAAAtcaattgacaaatattattatgacatGTCACATTATTGGAGATTATAAACAAGTTAAGAACATATACATTCATTTTCCATCTCGAGAGAAAGTATTGATACAAAGATATTtgattacataaattataaaattgtagaaCAATACAAACTGTGATACAATGAAAATTTCCTTAATTCAATCGTGATTTATAAACTTTCTTGTGTAACCGGTGTTTGGTATAAGTAAAATGCCATAAGAACAAAGTGtctatatatacaaaataatacataaattaaaatcataaactgaattattttttgtttttatcatacAAAAGTTATACAAATGAAAATCATAGAGGGTGAAATACCTTAGAAATAGCACTCGGGTTGATTTAGGCGAGTTGTTGTTCTCGGATTACGAAGTCAGTAAAGAATGATGGCTTTGAGGTTGAGTTCAGATGATCTACAGAAAACGAAAAAAGGTACATACACACTCTGATTTTGGGATTTCAGCATTTAATTCAGATTAGTCCATGCTGCCATTTCTCAAATTCTCAATCCTTTCCCGTCAAAACATTACACAACCGGTTCCAAAACCCCCCAGTTGTTGTTGGAGCTTGCTCAAGAGGGTCCTTAAATTTTGCTCTCTCGCCCAACTCTTCGAAAGAATCTACAAGGTTCTGAAGCCTTGCCACAAACTCAATCAGAAGCGATGTAAAAGTGGCTAGAGACAAAGAACTAGCACTTTCATACGTTTTAGATTCTTCCTCTTTTGTCACTGCATCTGCTGTGAAGGAAATATGAGCAGGCCAAGATATCTGTTTCCTGAACATGTTTTCATCACCAACACCTACAGGTATCTTCTCAGGAGCTGCTTGTTCTCCCCAACCTTTTGGAACTTTGACGGCTCTGAGATCAAGCACGGCTTCACTTAGAGACTTGTACTCCAGAAAGTGTCTTTCTTCATCCACGTGCAAGAGATCTTGAGAATCACCCTCCCCTCTTGGCCGGTTTCCGATTTCCCAGCTCTCTGAATTCACAAGGAGGAAGGATTTTTTGTCAATCTTCTGCTGCAATTCTTCTGCTGCCTCGTGTACTTCGTAAAGAATGTCGTCCTCGCCTagtttctccattttttttactttgtttccGAGTTCCCTTAGAATTTTCGCCCCTTCAGAACCTACCTTCTGAAGCTCCCTTCTAAAGACTTGTCTCTTCTCTGGTGGTGCCTGTTTATTATAAGGGAGGCTAAGTACATGTGTGTTTTTGCATAAatcataagaattaaaattttccaactatttaactttaaattatcCGAAAATTTGAAGTaaagataataagaaaagtAATGCACCAAATTCACTGAAATCATAAGCAACTATCACTTCAAATTATAAAAGTGTCATTGTACTCCCCAAAGTTACTAAAATGGCAGTCATTTTAGTCCCTAATGTTGTCAAACATCAAACATTCTAatctttgaaattaaaaaaataagaaccaaaatTATCAATGGTCGGTGTAAGGACTACAAttagatttttataatttaaggcACTACATTAACTAGTGATTGTAATTTCAGGGAGTAACTTGGTGCCTGACTCCAAAAATACATAGTAAAGGATATTTTAATAGATTGAAGTGTGTTTTTAAGATTAGAAGAGAGTaaagaaatagagaagaaaagtttcccattttttatttgtaagaaCTAATTACAAGCTAAAATATGAACTGTACATAGAGAAAAACAGTTAATAAATAGTTAACTATTCCTGATTCCCAACTAACTCCTAACTAACTCCCAGATCAATAAAGTCTAAACCACATAATAACACCACTTATACATGTTATGGGTAAATTATTCCACCAAAGTTTCAAGTGTAATAAATCAACGCACGCAGAGGGTACCTCCTAGCAGTAATTTGGTTACGTCAGTTACTTCATATGATTAGGAGCCATAACAGCAATTGTagaagtaaaaataagaaaaactgGAATGCATTATACCAATATACTATTTTTGACAAGATATAGAAAAACGAAATAGAACTTTGGCCTCATAAAAACTTGAGTTTAATGCAGTGACCATATTCAACCTACGAGAATGAGAAATGACAGCACTGATTAGCATGTCAAATATGAAGAGGTGAAAACAACGTCAAGTTTATccgtttttatgtaaaaaataacagaaaaggAATTTTAAGCCAGAAACAATATACTGAATCGCAGTACGTATCAGGTACCAGTAGTACACAAGGGGAACTTGGGTTAAAGTTAAGATCTACTGCATCTCCCTGAAGGAATTTTGTGTCTTTGTATCAATGAGTTAACCTTAACCTTTTCGTAAAATGGTATTAGAGCCTGATTACGAACCCAATGTCTCGAATTCGAATTGGGGAGGAACCTACTCCAACAAAGAAGGAGTTCTGAATTCACCCGGCTGCCAGGTGGTCAGTTTATGAAGGAGGGGCCTTTGTTAAGGAACCTAACTCTCATATCATTGTTTCGAAAAGATTAACCCATTCTTACAAGGACATAAAATTCCTTAACAATCTCTAGTTCAGCCACTAAGAATACAAGATTTGGGGGCTAAGGGGTTAATATTGGATAACAAAAGTTAAGATAAGTTGAAGCAATATTAGCTTTCTGAACTTGGGGACCAAAGTAATTGACAGTGGATTACAAAAGAAGAAGCTATATTCCAGTATGTCTgagtaaaattgattttttccaGGTCTAAGGTTTACAATCAGTAGACATTTCTCCATAAACCCAAATGGCTTAATTTAATAGTCGATCTtggtttaggaaaaaaaaaaccttagatACAGTTTGTTAAGTGCTTTTGGTTTTGTTCTTTAATCATAATTAAGGGTTCAGCTGAATAACCTATGCTGACCCATAGTGCAAATCCTTATATCAAACGTACTTAAGGAACTTCATATAAGTTTTGTTCTCATGAACCCTCAGGTTGTGACCCCTCACATTGCTAACCTCAAAAGACCAACAGTCGAACCTGGAATTATTTCTGTATccccatttaaataaactatcaattgttttttaaagaGCTTTTATAGGTTAACAAagtattttttaacaaagtttgacAAACTTCtatttaggtaaaaaaatattattttattactttattttaattaaaaaataaaaaattaatatactttaattCCATTTGTAGaaactttgttaaatttgtcaattattttgtcaaaagataattttccttttttaaaacAGTATATGAATCAACCTTGAAAATTACCTCTTCTCTAAGTATTACAcatttaaagggttaaatatgtttttggtctcttaactttcagtgaatttcaGAATTAGCCCATTTCAAGATTGTATCtgagttgtttacactgtttgacacatctTTGCCtgaatgttaagtcaaatactattatgaaacgacacatttttgctttaatgttaagtcaaatactattatgaaacgcgcttgaaatatcaaataaacttaatgaaatttgattaaaatgactaaattcacgtatttcgaaagatgaataactaaattaatcAAAAGTTTCGAtataaactaattccaaaatttactgaaagttaaaggacaaaaacatatttaactcatttaAAACACTTAACATGGAGGGAAATAAATTGAGaatgataacaaaattttaaaataacatatcatCACAAGATCTGCATATTGGAAAACTACATCCTAAAAACCGTCCACCAAAAGTAAATACAAAAGATTCTAAAGACTCTGAAGTCTTTGGAACAGAAAAGTTATAAGAAGTACCTGTATTTCAGAAAGTATACATCCATGCATAGCCATGACCATAAATGCACAATGCCTTAGAGCCCCACTTACTTTCACATAATTTTGCCAGGGATATCTAAGCATTTTATATCTACCATGAGGTGGCTCCCATACAGCAAAACCCATCTTCAATAAGAAAGACGTATCAATGAGTCAAAAGGATAATCAATACTTTGCTTTGAAAATGAAACAGAACAAAAATAGATGATACCAATGAATCCTCTGTGCTTGTAGATTCAACAGCTGATCTGTAGCCTTTGTAAACCACATCCTCTGCAGCTTGGTATGTAAGAATTTTAGAAGGAACTCTCTCGTATTCAACACAATTAAGATAGTTATTAACAACGCCTGAAAAAAGAAACTCAAAAGCTTTATTCAACCAAAGAAATAAGATTATGAGGCCACACTAAAATATTAGTTGCTAGTCTATTACAATTCCATAAACTAAGACAACCTTCCAATGATGCAGCAACGCCCACGAAATTTTTTGCCACAAGATTATGCAGATCCTCACCAGCCCATATTGGATATATACATACATTTATCCCGAGTGCCACAGCAGCACCAAGTGCAATGAGCAAAAATCTATTTATAGCTGTTTGCACAAACTCTCCTGTTCGATACCCTGATACAATAATGTAGCAATAGGTGATCAAGAACACACGGAAACCATATTCATAAGCCTTCATTGTTGGATATTGTTTTGCATATGTGGCACAAAATCCTGCCAGTAATACATAATAACACTGTCAGAACAATGCATTctcaaaaaaggaaaaaaatgatgaaTCTTTATCAGCATATTAAGAAATAGAAGTGATTCAAATTCCAGACCTACAGTGAAGATGCTAACA is a window of Vigna unguiculata cultivar IT97K-499-35 chromosome 4, ASM411807v1, whole genome shotgun sequence DNA encoding:
- the LOC114182322 gene encoding serine/threonine-protein phosphatase 2A 65 kDa regulatory subunit A beta isoform-like, with protein sequence MAMVDQPLYPIAVLIDELKNEDIQLRLNSIRRLSTIARALGEERTRKELIPFLSENNDDDDEVLLAMAEELGVFIPYVGGVEHANVLLPPLETLCTVEETCVRDKSVESLCRIGAQMKEQDLVEHFIPLVKRLAAGEWFTARVSSCGLFHIAYPSAPEVVKTELRAIYGQLCQDDMPMVRRSAATNLGKFAATVEAPHLKSDVMSVFEDLTQDDQDSVRLLAVEGCAALGKLLEPQDCVAHILPVIVNFSQDKSWRVRYMVANQLYELCEAVGPDPTRSELVPAYVRLLRDNEAEVRIAAAGKVTKFSRILSPELAIQHILPCVKELSSDSSQHVRSALASVIMGMAPVLGKDATIDQLLPIFLSLLKDEFPDVRLNIISKLDQVNQVIGIDLLSQSLLPAIVELAEDRHWRVRLAIIEYIPLLASQLGVGFFDDKLGALCMQWLKDKVYSIRDAAANNIKRLAEEFGPDWAMQHIIPQVLDMVTDPHYLYRMTILQAISLLAPVLGSEITTSKLLPLVINASKDRVPNIKFNVAKVLQSLIPIVDQSVVENTIRPCLVELSEDPDVDVRFFASQALQSSDQVKMSS
- the LOC114182320 gene encoding aluminum-activated malate transporter 9-like → MMSSAARVPKLGSFRHSFAEKKERLLSMKGGGYSQIGIALPESDEEDNSPRRRCCSYRAVSDMIIGAWKSMKRVAARAWEMGMSDPRKIIFSAKMGLALILLSLLIFLKKPFEDVSRYSVWAILTVVVVFEFSIGATLSKGLNRGLGTLLAGGLALAMGILSQLAGKWEELIITVSIFTVGFCATYAKQYPTMKAYEYGFRVFLITYCYIIVSGYRTGEFVQTAINRFLLIALGAAVALGINVCIYPIWAGEDLHNLVAKNFVGVAASLEGVVNNYLNCVEYERVPSKILTYQAAEDVVYKGYRSAVESTSTEDSLMGFAVWEPPHGRYKMLRYPWQNYVKVSGALRHCAFMVMAMHGCILSEIQAPPEKRQVFRRELQKVGSEGAKILRELGNKVKKMEKLGEDDILYEVHEAAEELQQKIDKKSFLLVNSESWEIGNRPRGEGDSQDLLHVDEERHFLEYKSLSEAVLDLRAVKVPKGWGEQAAPEKIPVGVGDENMFRKQISWPAHISFTADAVTKEEESKTYESASSLSLATFTSLLIEFVARLQNLVDSFEELGERAKFKDPLEQAPTTTGGFWNRLCNVLTGKD